The proteins below come from a single Geobacillus thermoleovorans genomic window:
- the mutM gene encoding DNA-formamidopyrimidine glycosylase gives MPELPEVETIRRTLLPLIVGKTIEDVRIFWPNIIRHPRDPEEFAARMIGQTVRGLERRGKFLKFLLDRDALISHLRMEGRYAVASALEPLEPHTHVVFCFTDGSELRYRDVRKFGTMHVYAKEEADRRPPLAELGPEPLSPAFSPAVLAERAVKTKRSVKALLLDQTVVAGFGNIYVDESLFRAGILPGRPAASLSSKEIERLHEEMVATIGEAVMKGGSTVRTYVNTQGEAGTFQHHLYVYGRQGSPCKRCGTPIEKTVVAGRGTHYCPRCQR, from the coding sequence ATGCCGGAATTGCCGGAGGTGGAAACGATCCGTCGTACGCTTTTGCCGCTTATTGTCGGAAAAACGATTGAGGATGTGCGCATCTTTTGGCCGAACATCATCCGCCATCCGCGAGACCCCGAGGAGTTTGCGGCAAGAATGATCGGACAGACGGTGCGTGGTTTGGAACGGAGAGGGAAGTTTTTGAAATTCCTGCTCGACCGCGATGCACTCATTTCCCATTTGCGCATGGAAGGGCGCTACGCCGTTGCTTCTGCCCTCGAGCCGCTCGAACCGCATACGCACGTCGTGTTTTGCTTCACGGACGGCAGCGAACTCCGTTACCGCGACGTGCGCAAGTTCGGAACGATGCACGTTTATGCCAAAGAAGAAGCTGACCGTCGGCCGCCGCTTGCTGAGCTTGGGCCGGAGCCGCTTTCCCCGGCGTTTTCCCCAGCTGTATTGGCGGAGCGGGCGGTGAAAACGAAACGGTCGGTCAAAGCGTTGCTCCTTGATCAGACGGTCGTGGCTGGGTTTGGCAATATTTATGTCGACGAATCGCTGTTTCGCGCCGGCATTCTTCCCGGCCGGCCGGCCGCTTCTCTCTCCAGCAAAGAGATCGAGCGCCTGCATGAGGAAATGGTGGCGACGATCGGCGAGGCGGTCATGAAAGGGGGAAGCACGGTGCGCACGTATGTGAACACGCAAGGCGAGGCCGGCACGTTTCAACATCATTTGTACGTGTATGGCCGCCAAGGCAGTCCGTGCAAACGATGCGGCACGCCGATTGAAAAAACGGTCGTCGCCGGCCGCGGCACGCATTATTGCCCGCGCTGCCAGCGCTAG
- the polA gene encoding DNA polymerase I: MRLKKKLVLIDGSSVAYRAFFALPLLHNDKGIHTNAVYGFTMMLNKILAEEEPTHMLVAFDAGKTTFRHEAFQEYKGGRQQTPPELSEQFPLLRELLRAYRIPAYELENYEADDIIGTLAARAEQEGFEVKVISGDRDLTQLASPHVTVDITKKGITDIEPYTPETVREKYGLTPEQIVDLKGLMGDKSDNIPGVPGIGEKTAVKLLRQFGTVENVLASIDEIKGEKLKETLRQHREMALLSKKLAAIRRDAPVELSLDDIVYQGEDREKVVALFKELGFQSFLEKMESPSSEEEKPLAKMAFTLADRVTEEMLADKAALVVEVVEENYHDAPIVGIAVVNEHGRFFLRPETALADPQFVAWLGDETKKKSMFDSKRAAVALKWKGIELCGVSFDLLLAAYLLDPAQGVDDVAAAAKMKQYEAVRPDEAVYGKGAKRAVPDEPVLAEHLVRKAAAIWALERPFLDELRRNEQDRLLVELEQPLSSILAEMEFAGVKVDTKRLEQMGEELAEQLCTVEQRIYELAGQEFNINSPKQLGVILFEKLQLPVLKKTKTGYSTSADVLEKLAPYHEIVENILHYRQLGKLQSTYIEGLLKVVRPDTKKVHTIFNQALTQTGRLSSTEPNLQNIPIRLEEGRKIRQAFVPSESDWLIFAADYSQIELRVLAHIAEDDNLMEAFRRDLDIHTKTAMDIFQVSEDEVTPNMRRQAKAVNFGIVYGISDYGLAQNLNISRKEAAEFIERYFESFPGVKRYMENIVQEAKQKGYVTTLLHRRRYLPDITSRNFNVRSFAERMAMNTPIQGSAADIIKKAMIDLNARLKEERLQARLLLQVHDELILEAPKEEMERLCRLVPEVMEQAVTLRVPLKVDYHYGSTWYDAK, from the coding sequence ATGAGATTGAAAAAAAAGCTTGTTTTAATCGACGGCAGCAGCGTGGCGTACCGCGCCTTTTTCGCCTTGCCGCTTTTGCATAACGACAAAGGCATCCATACGAACGCCGTCTACGGGTTTACGATGATGTTGAATAAAATTTTGGCGGAAGAAGAGCCAACTCATATGCTTGTCGCGTTTGACGCCGGGAAAACGACGTTCCGGCATGAAGCGTTTCAAGAGTATAAAGGTGGGCGCCAACAGACGCCACCGGAGCTGTCGGAGCAGTTTCCGCTGTTGCGCGAGCTGCTGAGGGCGTATCGCATCCCCGCCTATGAACTCGAGAACTACGAAGCGGACGATATTATCGGAACGCTTGCCGCCCGCGCTGAGCAGGAAGGGTTTGAGGTGAAAGTCATTTCCGGCGACCGCGATCTGACCCAGCTCGCCTCCCCCCATGTGACGGTGGACATTACGAAAAAAGGGATTACCGATATCGAACCGTACACGCCGGAGACGGTCCGCGAAAAATACGGCTTAACTCCGGAACAAATCGTTGATTTGAAAGGATTGATGGGCGACAAATCGGACAACATCCCCGGAGTGCCGGGCATCGGGGAAAAGACGGCGGTCAAGCTGCTCAGGCAATTCGGCACGGTCGAAAACGTGCTTGCCTCCATTGACGAGATCAAAGGCGAAAAGTTGAAAGAAACGCTGCGCCAACACCGGGAGATGGCGCTGTTAAGCAAAAAGCTCGCCGCCATTCGCCGCGACGCCCCGGTCGAGCTCTCGCTTGATGACATCGTCTATCAAGGGGAAGACCGGGAGAAAGTGGTCGCTTTATTTAAAGAGCTTGGGTTTCAATCGTTTTTAGAGAAAATGGAATCGCCGTCATCAGAAGAGGAAAAACCGCTTGCCAAGATGGCATTTACGCTTGCTGACCGCGTGACGGAGGAGATGCTTGCCGACAAGGCGGCGCTTGTCGTTGAAGTGGTCGAGGAAAATTATCATGATGCGCCGATCGTCGGCATCGCTGTGGTCAACGAACATGGACGGTTTTTCCTGCGCCCGGAGACGGCGCTTGCCGATCCGCAGTTTGTCGCCTGGCTTGGTGATGAAACGAAGAAAAAAAGCATGTTTGACTCAAAGCGCGCGGCAGTCGCCTTGAAATGGAAAGGAATTGAGCTATGCGGCGTTTCCTTTGATTTATTGCTGGCCGCCTATTTGCTTGATCCGGCGCAAGGTGTTGATGATGTGGCTGCCGCAGCAAAAATGAAGCAATACGAAGCGGTGCGCCCGGATGAAGCGGTGTATGGCAAAGGGGCGAAGCGGGCCGTGCCGGATGAGCCAGTGCTCGCCGAGCATTTGGTCCGCAAGGCGGCGGCGATTTGGGCGCTCGAACGGCCGTTTTTGGATGAGCTGCGCCGCAACGAACAAGATCGGTTGCTCGTCGAGCTCGAGCAGCCGTTGTCTTCGATTTTGGCGGAAATGGAATTTGCCGGAGTGAAAGTGGATACGAAGCGGCTCGAACAGATGGGCGAAGAGCTCGCCGAGCAGCTGTGCACGGTCGAGCAGCGCATTTATGAGCTCGCCGGCCAAGAATTCAACATCAATTCACCGAAACAGCTCGGCGTCATTTTATTTGAAAAACTGCAGCTGCCCGTCTTGAAAAAAACGAAAACCGGCTACTCCACTTCGGCGGATGTGCTTGAAAAACTTGCGCCTTATCACGAGATCGTGGAAAACATTTTGCATTACCGCCAGCTTGGCAAGTTGCAGTCGACGTATATTGAAGGATTGCTGAAAGTCGTGCGACCCGATACAAAGAAGGTGCATACGATTTTCAATCAGGCGTTGACGCAAACCGGACGGCTCAGCTCGACGGAGCCGAACTTGCAAAACATTCCGATTCGGCTTGAGGAAGGACGGAAAATCCGCCAAGCGTTCGTGCCGTCGGAGTCTGATTGGCTCATTTTCGCTGCCGACTACTCGCAAATTGAGTTGCGCGTCCTCGCCCATATTGCGGAAGATGACAATTTAATGGAAGCGTTCCGCCGCGATTTGGATATCCATACGAAAACAGCGATGGACATTTTCCAAGTGAGCGAGGACGAAGTGACGCCCAACATGCGCCGTCAGGCGAAGGCGGTCAACTTTGGGATCGTTTACGGGATCAGTGATTACGGCTTGGCGCAAAACTTAAATATTTCACGCAAAGAGGCCGCTGAATTCATCGAGCGCTACTTCGAAAGCTTCCCTGGCGTGAAGCGGTATATGGAAAACATTGTGCAAGAAGCAAAACAGAAAGGGTATGTGACGACGCTGCTGCATCGGCGCCGCTATTTGCCGGATATCACGAGCCGCAACTTCAACGTCCGCAGCTTTGCTGAACGGATGGCGATGAACACGCCGATTCAAGGGAGCGCCGCTGACATTATTAAAAAGGCGATGATCGATCTGAACGCCAGACTGAAGGAAGAGCGGCTGCAAGCGCGCCTTTTGCTGCAGGTGCATGACGAGCTCATTTTGGAGGCGCCGAAAGAAGAGATGGAGCGGCTGTGCCGGCTCGTTCCGGAAGTGATGGAGCAAGCGGTCACACTTCGCGTGCCGCTCAAAGTCGATTACCATTATGGCTCGACGTGGTATGACGCGAAATAA
- the pnpS gene encoding two-component system histidine kinase PnpS gives MNSFRTRLLFWLVTLIATVLIALGLLLGQLLKDFYAETMNKRMEKEAQALAILLENEPLEQIRADLQEMGNELSSRITVLDKEERVRFDSGRVAAISDKDHERIVRAILRKKQFPRFSVIEKTNDVYYYIVPYERGERSGYVVLSTPTSSLQKVNEQIWGVLTSSLGMALVVIIALVWKIANQYMKPIEEATKVAFELEKGNYAARVPDGEYNEAGMLVRSINRLARHLQEMSRAREIQTDRLHTLIENVGSGLLFIDHRGHISLINRAFQTQFHLDPSDCLYRPYADVLPHRDIVRFIDDIFITETTMRRHMRLTIGIERKHFDVYGAPIIGTNAEWKGIVVVFHDITELKRLEQIRKDFVANVSHELKTPVTSIKGFAETLLDGAMKDEAALEHFLTIILKESERLQTLVEELLDLSKIEQHGFQLQLEDVDIAQVIAEAAAVFRQKAAEKQIDLHIESPSGLVIRGDRNRMKQILLNLLANAITYTPEHGRVAVEAEETKKEVLIHVKDTGIGIEEKEIPRIFERFYRVDKARSRDSGGTGLGLAIVKHLVEAHHGYITVASKVGRGTVFTIHFPKPGR, from the coding sequence GCCTTTTGTTTTGGCTCGTGACGCTCATCGCCACGGTGTTGATCGCCCTCGGGCTTTTGCTCGGGCAATTGCTGAAAGATTTTTACGCCGAGACGATGAACAAACGGATGGAAAAAGAGGCCCAAGCGCTTGCGATTTTGCTTGAAAATGAACCGCTCGAGCAAATCCGCGCCGATTTGCAGGAAATGGGGAATGAACTGTCGTCCCGCATCACCGTGCTCGATAAAGAAGAACGGGTGCGGTTTGACAGCGGTCGCGTCGCAGCGATCAGCGACAAAGACCATGAGCGCATCGTCCGCGCGATTTTGCGCAAAAAGCAGTTTCCCCGCTTTTCCGTGATTGAAAAAACAAACGATGTCTATTACTACATCGTCCCGTACGAGCGCGGTGAACGGAGCGGGTACGTCGTTTTAAGCACACCGACGAGCTCACTCCAAAAAGTAAACGAGCAAATTTGGGGCGTGCTCACGAGCAGCCTCGGGATGGCGCTCGTTGTCATCATCGCCCTCGTCTGGAAAATCGCCAATCAATATATGAAGCCGATTGAAGAAGCGACGAAAGTGGCGTTTGAGCTGGAAAAAGGCAATTACGCCGCCCGTGTGCCCGATGGTGAATATAACGAGGCCGGGATGCTTGTGCGCTCGATCAACCGGCTGGCCCGCCATTTGCAGGAGATGAGCAGGGCGCGGGAAATTCAGACCGATCGGCTTCACACGCTCATTGAAAACGTCGGCAGCGGCCTGTTGTTTATTGACCACCGCGGACATATTTCTCTCATCAATCGGGCGTTCCAGACTCAGTTTCATCTCGATCCGTCGGATTGTTTGTACCGTCCGTACGCCGATGTGCTGCCGCACCGCGACATCGTCCGGTTTATCGATGATATTTTCATCACTGAAACGACGATGCGCCGGCATATGCGGCTGACGATTGGCATCGAGCGGAAACATTTCGATGTATACGGGGCTCCCATTATTGGCACGAACGCCGAATGGAAAGGGATTGTCGTCGTGTTTCATGACATTACGGAGCTGAAGCGCCTTGAGCAAATCCGCAAAGACTTTGTCGCCAACGTTTCGCACGAATTGAAAACGCCGGTGACGTCCATCAAAGGATTCGCCGAAACGCTATTGGATGGCGCTATGAAGGATGAAGCGGCGCTCGAACATTTTTTGACCATCATCTTAAAAGAAAGCGAACGGCTGCAAACGCTCGTTGAGGAACTGTTGGACTTGTCGAAAATCGAGCAGCACGGATTTCAGCTGCAACTCGAAGACGTGGATATCGCTCAAGTCATCGCCGAAGCGGCTGCTGTGTTTCGCCAAAAAGCGGCGGAAAAACAAATTGATTTGCATATCGAATCGCCATCCGGGCTTGTCATCCGCGGTGACAGAAATCGGATGAAGCAAATTTTGCTGAACTTGCTCGCCAACGCCATCACGTATACGCCGGAGCACGGACGGGTCGCTGTCGAGGCGGAAGAGACGAAGAAAGAAGTGCTGATCCATGTGAAAGACACCGGAATCGGCATTGAGGAAAAAGAAATCCCGCGCATTTTTGAGCGTTTTTACCGCGTCGACAAGGCGCGCAGCCGCGATTCCGGCGGAACGGGGTTGGGCCTGGCGATTGTGAAACATTTGGTTGAGGCTCACCATGGATATATTACCGTAGCGAGCAAAGTGGGGCGCGGCACCGTGTTCACGATCCATTTTCCAAAGCCGGGGCGGTAG